ATAAGGTCCGTTTCCTGCTGCAATATTACCTCCGTTTAAAGTTACGGTAGCTCCGACTTGAGTGATAATATTTAATCTTGTCGAAAAAGTCTGTCCTCCGATTCTGTTGATAAATCCAATTTCGTCAATTTTATTTGGCATAAAACAGCTTAATGGCGGGATGAAATTCATTCCCCCGAAGCATATTCATTTCCGTTGGTAGCACCCGAAAGAAGTTGGTAAACATATACATTTTTAGTTGAAGAAATATTCATATTATAATGACCATTTCCCTGATGTTGGTATCTTGTACTTGGTACTAGATAATGTTGACCTTCATTAAGATTTATTACAGCTCCGCTTCCGTTAAATGTGATCTGCGTATTGTTTTCTGTAGCAATAATCAGAGCGGTTTCCATTTCAGAAGTTACCGTTCCATTTCCTTTTACCACTACAAAATCTTTTCCTAAACGATCTACAGGAACCGCCTGATCCATCAAAATATCATTGTTGGTAAGGTTTTGAGAAGTATAGGCTGCGTTAAAGTTTCCGTTGGTCACAGAAATAGCTTTTGTAGCAACAATTTTTGCGCCTACTAGTCCTGTTTTATTGATATTAGAAGTAGAACTTACAACATCTAAGATGTAAGATTTTCCTTTATTAAGTGTAAAAGTTCTTGTGGGTGAAGATATTCCGTCTGAAAAAGTAATACTCGGATTGTAGCCGGAAATTGTAACAACTGTATTGTCTTCAGTCGCAGTAACTCCGATTGTAGCATTCATATGGTTTTCAGATCCTGAAATAGGAGCTACTCCCGCATAAAATGTTGTTCCTAAACCGGCTGCTCCTTTTGAAGTAAGAATTTCAGCATGATTCGACATTGCAAACCTATAATTGGCAAAGAATTTTTTAGGACCTTTCACATTCAATCCCATGTTATTTGGGGTAAACAACTGGTTTTGAGCTGAAGCGATCAAAAAACTATTGGGAATAATTACTTGTGTCGGATTATTCTTACTTACCTGTACCGTTGTATACAATGTGTTATTGTTGAAGATCTGTACCGAAAAAGGCACTGTTTCATTGGTTGATAAATATAAATA
Above is a genomic segment from Chryseobacterium mulctrae containing:
- a CDS encoding IgGFc-binding protein; protein product: MKKFLLIICTFWCFILNAQLDTEHWFAPMSAKAGTGGLEGYLYLSTNETVPFSVQIFNNNTLYTTVQVSKNNPTQVIIPNSFLIASAQNQLFTPNNMGLNVKGPKKFFANYRFAMSNHAEILTSKGAAGLGTTFYAGVAPISGSENHMNATIGVTATEDNTVVTISGYNPSITFSDGISSPTRTFTLNKGKSYILDVVSSTSNINKTGLVGAKIVATKAISVTNGNFNAAYTSQNLTNNDILMDQAVPVDRLGKDFVVVKGNGTVTSEMETALIIATENNTQITFNGSGAVINLNEGQHYLVPSTRYQHQGNGHYNMNISSTKNVYVYQLLSGATNGNEYASGE